A stretch of Acidimicrobiales bacterium DNA encodes these proteins:
- the mobF gene encoding MobF family relaxase, giving the protein MLVSVTALGARADRTKGAARDIVSYLEGGIDGDRARPGTKGDPAPALSGSATGQGGYYSDAPEQAGRWRGVGAEALGDTVDPQQFSRVLLGQDPFTGDQLVAATGSAGRAKHHPRADRDGDPAELLTMTEAAKLVGVADAYLRRVARRTAAEQAEHDPSTAPEAPSTGRSGSSTGARSGTYLSAEKLDGQWMATRAEVERFIADRQVPQVVMAYDVTFSAPKSLSILWATGSPEVQALVEEAFEAGVARGLAYLEANAVWIRRGRGSEPAGEMIAASYRHSTNRELEPQLHEHVVIANMGTGPDGRVQALDGRGLFVHATTAGYLAEAEMQHACNRQGIAWTATHRGIANVEGVSDEAIRAMSTRRQQILNLTNELGSHSTRARQQAALMTRAGKTTGTDPTALRQAWAERLATHGFGPAELHAATTAPPTRLWTPADTDRLRRHLAGPEGVTEQKAIFDRRDVIQTTVDHAGGRLSADEVEHHADAWLHSVEAIPLEAGDHKPVGVGGQLYTTPTMIRLEKAIANSYQSGHDTHTAVVPARTIDTEIARWETASGHPLGDDQKAMIHAICGSGDRHQAVVGPAGSGKTAALEVAARAWEAAGYKVIGAAVNGTAAEVLQRATGIPSRTVAGLVTRLDTAPDPILSERSVVIVDEASTLGNRHHARLAHHVDTASAAMRTIGDPHQHSSVDAGGMWAELVARHPNRTPTLVENRRQSAPEMTDVRLANADYRNGRVADAIARLDANQRIVTAPNTGELLDALAADWYLDQQIHSDRPSRMIAEHHTERRALNARAQALLRSDGTLTGPGVTIGEATFHVGDHVIARAANRHLHPEGDPKNYIRNGTTGTITAIDDTHLTVDFDHRGSINVPSDWLTTEIRPGVTGGIAPAYALTSHAAQGDTYAAGRMLATETSQPDAVYVGLTRGTHDARLYTITREPSTTDTDPRLPRIDPRHDDPIEALTHQLDKTRPSEVATTRAPDIAAILEATNRPLAQLEATTDAISRQAATIVTARITRLATVDPSPTLEAALGPRHDHPDPALWDDAATRHALYRARWDPDYASTLLSHPPTAGAPASQRADHDDTRRALLDAQAAHLADIRTSELAGRRNELVAQAHQKPAPDARLLRHDYKLAVYTHRRSEIDLATARAEVQAASTPRSRRHDPDRFELARRRLTDAERQHATSRERLASLEHLASSSARTPEALATIRHQIAVTDTALEPRIRAAVENPAPYLIEALDEHPGSNPLWDHRATIIETFRHAALGKTPADGPLSQLNPALGPEPGQAPLRAAWLEAAQALQPTLSTHLAQDR; this is encoded by the coding sequence TCGGCGCTCGAGCCGACCGCACCAAGGGCGCCGCCAGAGACATCGTCAGTTACCTCGAAGGCGGGATCGACGGCGACCGCGCACGCCCCGGCACGAAAGGCGACCCTGCACCCGCACTGAGCGGATCGGCCACCGGCCAAGGCGGCTACTACTCGGATGCACCCGAACAGGCCGGTCGCTGGCGTGGCGTCGGAGCCGAAGCCCTCGGTGACACAGTCGATCCGCAACAGTTCAGCCGCGTCCTTCTCGGCCAGGACCCGTTCACCGGCGACCAGCTGGTAGCGGCGACCGGGTCCGCCGGGCGAGCCAAGCATCACCCGAGGGCCGACCGCGACGGTGATCCGGCCGAGCTTTTGACGATGACCGAGGCCGCCAAGCTCGTCGGCGTCGCCGACGCCTACCTCCGGCGCGTTGCTCGTCGCACCGCAGCTGAACAGGCCGAACACGATCCATCTACTGCGCCCGAGGCGCCATCTACTGGCCGCTCAGGATCATCTACTGGTGCCCGGTCGGGCACCTACTTGTCGGCGGAGAAGCTCGATGGGCAGTGGATGGCGACTCGCGCCGAGGTGGAGCGTTTCATCGCCGACCGGCAGGTCCCCCAGGTCGTGATGGCCTACGACGTCACGTTCTCGGCGCCGAAGTCGCTGTCGATCTTGTGGGCCACCGGCAGCCCCGAGGTTCAGGCCCTCGTCGAGGAGGCCTTCGAGGCCGGCGTCGCCCGAGGGCTCGCATACCTCGAGGCCAACGCCGTGTGGATTCGCCGAGGCCGAGGCTCCGAACCCGCTGGCGAGATGATCGCCGCCTCCTACCGGCACTCGACCAACCGAGAACTCGAACCCCAGCTCCACGAACACGTCGTGATCGCCAACATGGGCACAGGCCCCGACGGCCGCGTCCAGGCCCTCGACGGCCGCGGCCTATTCGTGCACGCCACCACCGCCGGCTACCTCGCCGAGGCCGAGATGCAGCACGCCTGCAACCGGCAGGGAATCGCATGGACCGCCACCCACCGAGGGATCGCCAACGTCGAAGGCGTGAGCGACGAAGCGATCCGGGCCATGTCCACCCGCCGCCAACAGATCCTCAATCTCACCAACGAACTCGGCAGCCACTCCACCCGCGCCCGCCAACAAGCCGCCCTGATGACCCGCGCCGGCAAGACCACCGGCACCGACCCCACCGCCCTCCGCCAAGCCTGGGCCGAACGCCTCGCCACCCACGGCTTCGGACCCGCCGAACTCCACGCCGCCACCACCGCCCCGCCCACACGACTCTGGACCCCCGCCGACACCGACCGGCTCCGCCGACACCTCGCCGGACCTGAAGGCGTCACCGAACAGAAGGCGATCTTCGACCGCCGAGACGTCATCCAGACCACCGTCGACCACGCCGGTGGGCGCCTCTCAGCTGACGAGGTCGAACACCACGCCGACGCCTGGCTGCACTCCGTCGAAGCGATCCCCCTCGAAGCAGGCGACCACAAACCGGTCGGCGTCGGCGGACAGCTCTACACGACCCCCACCATGATCCGCCTCGAAAAAGCCATCGCCAACAGCTACCAGTCCGGCCACGACACCCACACCGCAGTCGTCCCAGCCCGCACCATCGACACCGAGATCGCGAGGTGGGAGACCGCCAGCGGCCACCCCCTCGGCGACGACCAGAAGGCCATGATCCATGCCATCTGCGGATCCGGCGACCGCCACCAAGCCGTCGTCGGCCCCGCGGGATCGGGCAAGACCGCCGCTCTCGAAGTCGCCGCCCGAGCCTGGGAAGCCGCCGGCTACAAGGTCATCGGCGCCGCCGTGAACGGCACCGCCGCCGAGGTGCTCCAACGCGCCACCGGCATCCCGTCACGCACCGTCGCCGGGCTCGTCACCCGACTCGACACCGCCCCCGACCCCATTCTCAGCGAGCGCAGCGTTGTGATCGTCGACGAAGCCTCCACTCTCGGCAACCGCCACCACGCCCGCCTCGCCCACCACGTCGACACCGCCAGCGCCGCCATGCGCACCATCGGCGACCCCCACCAACACTCCTCGGTCGACGCTGGTGGGATGTGGGCCGAGCTCGTCGCCCGGCACCCCAACCGCACCCCCACCCTGGTCGAGAACCGCCGCCAATCCGCCCCTGAGATGACCGACGTCCGTCTCGCCAACGCCGACTACCGCAACGGCCGCGTCGCCGATGCCATCGCCCGCCTCGACGCCAACCAACGCATCGTCACCGCCCCCAACACCGGCGAGCTCCTCGACGCCCTCGCCGCCGACTGGTACCTCGACCAACAGATCCACTCCGACCGGCCCAGCCGCATGATCGCCGAACACCACACCGAACGCCGCGCTCTCAACGCGCGAGCCCAAGCCCTGCTCCGATCCGACGGCACGCTCACCGGACCCGGCGTCACCATCGGCGAAGCCACCTTCCACGTCGGCGACCACGTCATCGCCCGCGCCGCCAACCGCCACCTCCACCCCGAAGGCGACCCGAAGAACTACATCCGCAACGGCACTACCGGCACCATCACCGCCATTGACGACACCCACCTCACCGTCGACTTCGATCACCGCGGCTCGATCAACGTGCCCAGCGACTGGCTCACCACCGAGATCCGCCCCGGCGTCACCGGCGGCATCGCCCCTGCGTACGCCCTCACCAGTCACGCCGCCCAGGGCGACACCTACGCCGCCGGCCGCATGCTCGCCACCGAGACCAGCCAACCCGACGCCGTCTACGTCGGACTCACCCGAGGCACCCACGACGCCCGCCTCTACACCATCACCCGAGAACCCTCGACTACCGACACCGACCCCCGGCTCCCCCGAATCGACCCCAGACACGACGACCCAATCGAAGCCCTCACTCATCAACTCGACAAGACTCGACCCTCCGAAGTCGCCACCACCCGAGCACCCGACATCGCCGCCATCCTCGAGGCCACCAACCGCCCACTCGCTCAGCTAGAAGCCACTACTGACGCCATCTCTCGCCAAGCAGCCACCATCGTCACCGCACGCATCACCCGGCTGGCCACCGTTGACCCGTCGCCAACACTGGAGGCAGCCCTCGGCCCGCGACACGACCACCCCGACCCGGCCCTGTGGGATGACGCCGCCACCCGCCACGCCCTCTACCGGGCGCGCTGGGATCCCGACTACGCCAGCACACTCCTGTCCCACCCGCCCACAGCAGGGGCGCCAGCCTCGCAGCGAGCCGACCACGACGACACCCGTCGCGCGCTCCTCGACGCTCAAGCAGCGCACCTCGCCGACATCCGCACCAGTGAGCTGGCAGGACGACGCAACGAACTCGTCGCCCAAGCCCACCAAAAACCCGCACCCGACGCCCGACTCCTCCGCCACGACTACAAACTTGCGGTTTACACGCACCGCCGTAGCGAGATCGACCTCGCAACCGCCCGCGCAGAAGTTCAGGCGGCCAGCACACCCCGGTCGCGACGACACGACCCCGACCGATTCGAGCTCGCCCGCCGACGCCTCACAGACGCCGAACGACAACACGCCACGAGCCGAGAGCGACTCGCCTCCCTCGAACACCTCGCCAGCTCCAGTGCCCGAACTCCCGAAGCACTCGCGACCATCCGCCACCAGATCGCTGTCACCGACACGGCCCTCGAGCCCCGCATCCGAGCCGCCGTCGAGAACCCCGCTCCCTACCTCATCGAGGCCCTCGACGAGCACCCCGGCAGCAACCCGTTGTGGGACCACCGGGCAACGATCATCGAGACCTTCCGCCATGCCGCGCTCGGCAAGACACCAGCCGACGGGCCACTCAGCCAGCTCAACCCAGCACTGGGACCCGAACCCGGCCAGGCACCGCTTCGCGCCGCATGGCTCGAAGCAGCTCAAGCGCTCCAACCCACGCTGAGCACACACCTCGCCCAAGATCGCTAG
- a CDS encoding DUF2510 domain-containing protein, producing MPMTPYRPISPRHATAVVAVRYLASVCDGAVRRDGHGFSSDHVAYGHWLAGLPLDRWTPAAHAAARQLVRVYRNQLTRAGFAPADIVAGRRPRRISRRAASRLRAGWASDPSGLYEWRWWNGLRWTEHVDG from the coding sequence GTGCCGATGACTCCCTACCGACCCATCTCGCCACGCCATGCCACCGCCGTTGTCGCCGTTCGCTATCTCGCGTCCGTGTGCGACGGTGCCGTCCGACGCGATGGCCACGGCTTCAGCTCGGACCACGTGGCCTACGGCCACTGGCTCGCTGGACTCCCGCTCGACAGGTGGACGCCCGCAGCGCATGCAGCGGCGCGCCAGCTCGTGCGGGTCTACCGCAACCAGCTCACCCGAGCCGGGTTCGCTCCGGCCGACATCGTCGCGGGTCGACGGCCTCGTCGGATCAGCCGACGGGCGGCCTCCCGGCTTCGTGCCGGATGGGCCAGCGATCCATCGGGACTATATGAGTGGCGGTGGTGGAACGGCCTGCGGTGGACCGAGCACGTCGACGGCTGA
- a CDS encoding type IV secretory system conjugative DNA transfer family protein yields MTERSRSAPLGGDEAVVALIVVVGVLCAVVWSGAQVASLLSTGHFVRAGLGDAMSAAIRLPDNAVQPAGAWSDPAVSGHLPGPLLYWASTALVGVVELAGAVWMWLKLFSSSIGTKQRTRLGVQVGARLAARADLTPLIVAGPEVGRFVFGCLDQRTLLATENGQPSKRRRPNKRVGRRTAVAMIGPSQSGKTSAVVAGILDWNGPALLSSVKNDLFDETIARRRQLGDVYVFDPMRTIPRLPDGVKRVGWSPLHAARTVSGAIEISTALLDAAPKDGVTNGSYWTSKGQALLWPMLFAAAHDPDLTMADVVRWLSSQDGNPQPPTGGPGGNGAPQVDPDQFGEIRTILRHYAATGEERVAIQAKHTLDQFDGFFRLDHRTRSDIYSTSQTLVQPWEDPNISYASSPAVGPVADLRQVLEGANTLYVCTPLKDASRYSVVFGGLLGALLRDQAYDVANRYGKRLPGLLCIIDEAGNTPLRWLPEVASTCSGIGVQLVTVWQSKAQIDATYQNQADPMLTNHATKIFFAGASDTSTLRYVTYLGGEEEVTQRTANADAHFGGYRRGVGDSTVHRPLLPAEVLRQAEPGHAILFHATHPPAHIQGRWIGDDARLARIAAGAEPKPEIVLDDELKAALEHDATPPIEVLRHLVSSRAASHGGSSPEPTRGLHPWPSNVTATDSRSDPPPTALARKSPEGRHGR; encoded by the coding sequence ATGACCGAACGTTCCCGGTCGGCGCCGCTGGGAGGGGACGAAGCTGTCGTTGCGTTGATCGTCGTGGTCGGGGTCCTGTGCGCAGTCGTGTGGAGCGGTGCTCAGGTTGCTTCGTTGTTGTCGACCGGGCACTTCGTGCGCGCCGGCCTGGGTGATGCGATGAGCGCAGCGATCCGACTTCCGGACAACGCTGTTCAGCCGGCCGGTGCGTGGAGCGACCCGGCGGTCAGCGGGCACCTGCCCGGACCCTTGCTGTATTGGGCGTCCACCGCGCTTGTCGGGGTGGTTGAGCTGGCGGGGGCGGTGTGGATGTGGCTCAAGCTGTTCTCGTCGTCGATCGGTACCAAGCAGCGGACTCGCCTCGGCGTGCAGGTGGGGGCTCGGCTCGCCGCTCGCGCCGACCTAACGCCGCTGATTGTGGCCGGGCCTGAGGTCGGCCGCTTCGTGTTCGGGTGCCTCGACCAGCGCACGCTGCTCGCAACCGAGAACGGCCAGCCGAGCAAGCGGCGCCGACCCAACAAGCGCGTCGGCCGCCGCACTGCGGTAGCCATGATCGGCCCATCTCAGTCCGGGAAGACCAGCGCAGTGGTGGCCGGCATCCTCGACTGGAATGGACCGGCGCTGCTGTCATCGGTCAAGAACGATCTATTCGACGAGACCATCGCCCGCCGCCGGCAGCTCGGTGATGTCTACGTGTTCGACCCGATGCGGACCATCCCTCGCCTCCCCGATGGCGTGAAGCGGGTTGGATGGTCGCCCCTGCACGCCGCCCGCACGGTGTCCGGCGCGATCGAGATCTCGACAGCGCTTCTCGACGCCGCGCCCAAGGACGGTGTCACCAACGGCAGCTACTGGACCTCGAAGGGCCAAGCGCTGCTGTGGCCAATGCTGTTCGCAGCCGCGCACGACCCCGACCTCACCATGGCCGACGTCGTACGGTGGCTCTCATCTCAGGACGGCAACCCCCAGCCACCAACGGGTGGTCCCGGCGGGAACGGCGCCCCGCAGGTTGACCCTGACCAGTTTGGTGAGATCCGAACGATCCTGCGCCACTACGCGGCTACGGGCGAGGAGCGGGTCGCGATCCAGGCCAAGCACACCCTCGATCAGTTCGACGGATTCTTCCGCCTCGACCACCGCACCCGTTCCGACATCTACTCGACGTCCCAGACCCTCGTGCAGCCCTGGGAGGATCCGAACATCTCCTACGCCTCCTCGCCCGCCGTTGGTCCAGTTGCCGACCTCCGCCAGGTGCTCGAGGGCGCCAACACCCTCTACGTATGCACACCGCTCAAGGACGCGTCGAGGTACTCGGTCGTGTTCGGCGGTCTCCTCGGAGCGCTGTTGCGGGACCAGGCCTACGACGTCGCCAACCGATACGGCAAGCGGCTCCCTGGGCTGCTGTGCATCATCGACGAGGCCGGCAACACACCACTTCGGTGGTTGCCTGAGGTCGCTTCGACGTGTTCGGGGATCGGGGTGCAACTCGTCACGGTGTGGCAGTCGAAGGCACAGATCGACGCCACCTACCAGAACCAGGCCGACCCGATGCTCACCAACCACGCCACCAAGATCTTCTTCGCCGGCGCGTCGGACACCTCGACGCTGCGGTATGTCACCTACCTCGGTGGAGAAGAGGAGGTCACCCAGCGGACGGCGAACGCCGACGCCCACTTCGGCGGGTACAGGCGCGGTGTCGGCGACAGCACTGTGCATCGACCGCTGCTGCCAGCCGAGGTGCTCCGGCAGGCCGAACCCGGCCACGCGATCCTCTTCCATGCCACCCACCCGCCCGCACACATCCAAGGCAGATGGATCGGCGACGACGCTCGGCTGGCTCGTATTGCTGCAGGCGCGGAACCGAAGCCGGAGATCGTCTTGGACGACGAGCTGAAAGCGGCGCTCGAGCACGACGCGACACCGCCGATAGAGGTGCTCCGGCATCTCGTCTCGTCAAGGGCTGCGTCCCATGGAGGCAGTTCGCCGGAGCCCACTCGGGGCTTGCACCCCTGGCCGTCCAACGTCACAGCCACTGATTCCAGATCGGACCCGCCGCCGACCGCGTTGGCACGTAAGAGCCCCGAAGGCCGTCACGGTCGGTAG